Proteins encoded together in one Planctomyces sp. SH-PL14 window:
- a CDS encoding phage portal protein, giving the protein MGRFTNACRAFGRSLFGYGYDAIAPSNKRERIQVHNGTEDEILKQQDRASLISVSRTLHRNSSIVQWMVERHLDFVSSFTYQCMHPDKGFKRAVEELIRERSKRENADVTGRFRLDKIVRLSECSRTTDGDLLHVHLASNKIQTISGDRIRNRDGADQDDWINGVRLRKDGSVRSYGIYRRKYGGYEWERELSAENAFLHGYFRRGSQYRGISPLASACNGLRDIYTTMELARAKMKVGQIFALALTSDPNPIPGVPDIAGNATTQETPRGDGTTVRTTKVDFGAGPQVLQLRGNEKAEFLESNAPGSGFLDLHEAEIAVALKCLDLPYSFFDESHTNFVGQLAALQLYKVACRTKRDDNIELLDWHTDRWLTNAVLSGDLTLPRGMTVDQVPYAWIPIGLPWWDKAKQIRSELAAISGGLGNPQETCREMGGEFEHNIDQMAAALEYADEKLSRFGVRLRWDNPTPINVLPVAEPVEAPES; this is encoded by the coding sequence ATGGGACGCTTCACCAACGCCTGCCGCGCTTTCGGCCGGTCTCTCTTCGGCTACGGGTACGACGCCATCGCCCCGTCCAACAAGCGAGAGCGGATCCAGGTCCACAACGGGACCGAAGACGAGATTCTGAAACAGCAGGACCGGGCCTCGCTGATTTCGGTCTCCCGCACGCTCCACCGGAACTCGTCCATCGTCCAGTGGATGGTGGAGCGGCACCTCGATTTCGTCTCGTCGTTCACGTACCAGTGCATGCACCCCGACAAGGGGTTCAAGCGCGCCGTCGAAGAGCTCATCCGGGAGCGGTCGAAGCGGGAGAACGCCGACGTCACCGGGCGATTCCGCCTCGACAAGATCGTCCGCCTCTCGGAGTGCTCGAGGACGACGGACGGAGATCTCCTCCACGTCCACCTCGCCAGCAACAAGATCCAGACCATCAGTGGTGACCGGATCCGGAATCGGGACGGCGCGGACCAGGACGACTGGATCAACGGCGTCCGGCTGCGGAAGGACGGCTCCGTCCGCTCCTATGGGATCTACCGTAGGAAGTACGGGGGGTATGAGTGGGAGCGAGAGCTCTCCGCGGAAAACGCCTTCCTGCACGGCTATTTCCGCAGGGGCTCGCAATACCGCGGGATCAGCCCGCTCGCGTCGGCCTGCAACGGACTCCGCGACATCTACACGACGATGGAGCTGGCCCGCGCCAAAATGAAGGTCGGGCAGATCTTCGCTCTCGCGCTGACCTCTGACCCGAACCCGATCCCGGGCGTGCCGGACATTGCCGGCAACGCGACAACGCAAGAGACGCCGCGGGGCGACGGGACCACCGTCCGAACAACCAAGGTCGACTTCGGCGCCGGGCCCCAGGTCCTGCAGCTCCGCGGGAACGAGAAGGCGGAGTTCCTCGAATCCAACGCCCCGGGCAGCGGCTTCCTGGATCTTCACGAAGCCGAGATCGCCGTGGCCCTGAAGTGCCTCGATCTGCCCTACAGCTTCTTCGACGAGAGCCACACGAATTTCGTCGGACAACTGGCCGCTCTGCAGTTGTACAAGGTCGCGTGCCGCACCAAGCGTGATGACAACATCGAGCTCCTCGATTGGCACACCGACCGGTGGCTCACGAATGCGGTCCTCTCCGGTGACCTGACTCTCCCCCGGGGGATGACGGTTGACCAGGTCCCGTACGCGTGGATCCCGATCGGCCTCCCGTGGTGGGACAAAGCCAAACAGATCCGCAGCGAGCTCGCCGCAATCTCCGGTGGCCTGGGCAACCCCCAGGAGACCTGCCGCGAGATGGGGGGCGAGTTCGAGCACAACATCGACCAGATGGCTGCCGCCCTCGAGTACGCCGACGAGAAGTTGTCCCGCTTCGGCGTCCGTCTCCGCTGGGACAACCCCACGCCAATCAACGTCCTGCCCGTCGCTGAGCCCGTGGAAGCTCCCGAGTCATGA